The sequence CTCCTTCATTGCCCTGTCCTCGTTATCGCATTATATTCAGCCCTTTCCCGCGGCCCGGTCCCATCGCTTAAAGCCGTATTCCCCAGGCAATCCGGCCGCTCGTACCCAAATCGAACACGAAAATCTCAAGCTGTGCTCCGGGAGAACCCTCGATGGCAAGAATCACGAGTAAAAAGATAATCGCACCCAACACGGTCAGCCTGGAAATACTCTCCCCCAAAATCGCCCGCAAGAGAAAAGCCGGACAGTTCGTGATCCTGCGCGCCCGCGAGCAGGCCGAGCGCATCCCGCTCACCATAGCCGCCAGCGACCCGCAGCGCGGCACCATCCGCGTGATATTCCAGATGGTCGGCCATTCGACCCTGGAGCTGGGCCAGTTGCCCGAGGGCGGCGAGGTCTGGGATGTCGCCGGGCCGCTGGGCCAGCCCACGCATATCGAGAAAGTGGGCGCCGTGGCCGCGGTGGGCGGCGGCATCGGCGTGGCCGTGGCCCTGCCCATCGCCCGGGCCATGCGCGAGGCCGGCAACCGGGTGATCGGCGTTATCGGAGCGCGCACCAAAGAGCTGTTGATCCTGGAAGAGGAGATGCGCCAGGCCTGCGATGAGCTGCATGTCACCACGGATGACGGTTCCTACGGACGGCACGGGTTTGTGACCCAGGTGCTGGACGAGGTGCTGAGCGCCGGCAACCCGGTCGGGCAGGTGCTGGCGATAGGACCTGCGCCCATGATGCGCGCGGTGTGCGACCTGACCCGTGAGAGGGGCGTGCGCACCCTGGTCAGCCTCAACCCGATCATGATCGACGGGACCGGGATGTGCGGCGGCTGCCGGGTCTCGGTGGGGGGCGAGACGCGTTTCGCCTGCGTGGACGGGCCGGAGTTCGATGGGCACCAGGTGGACTGGGACACCCTGGTCAACCGTCAGCGCATGTACATCGGCCAGGAGCGGGAGGCGCGCGAACAGTTCGCCGAACGCCACCCCTCGCCGGAGGATCCCTGCCGTCTGGAAGCCCAGATCGACTCCCTGCCCGCGGAGCAGGCGACCGCGCCGGCTGCCCACGAGCCGTCATCGGCCCCGAACGCCAAGCCCTGGGAGCTGCCCCGTCAGCCCATGCCCGAGCAGCCCCCGGCCGAGCGGATCAGGAACTTCCGCGAGGTCCCGCACGGTTACACGCCGCTGCAGGCCGTGGCCGAGGCCCGCCGCTGCATGCAGTGCAGGAAAGCCTCGTGCAGTGTGGGAAAGCTGAACCGCGAAACCGGCGCGGTCGAGGGCGGCTGCCCGGTCGAGGTGGACATCCCGGCCTTCATCGGCCTGATAGCACAGGGCGATTTCCAGGGCGCGGCCCGGAAAATAAAGGAAAAGAACCTTCTGCCGGCGATCTGCGGACGGGTCTGCCCGCAGGAGGAGCAGTGCGAGCTGTTCTGCACGGTGGGGGTCAAGGGCGAGCCGATAGCGATCGGTCGCCTGGAGCGTTTCGCCGCCGACTGGGAGCGCAGCTCCGGCCAGGTGGAGCTTCCGCCTGTCGCCGCTCCCACCGGGCACAGGGTGGCGGTGGTCGGCTCGGGCCCGGCCGGCCTTACCGTGGCCGGCGACCTGGTGCGCCAGGGACACGCGGTCACGGTGTTCGAGGCCCTGCACCGCGGCGGCGGAGTTCTGGTCTACGGCATCCCGGAGTTCCGCCTGCCCAAGGAGATCGTGCGCCGCGAGATACAGTTCCTGGAGCGCCTGGGCGTTAAGTTCGAATACAATTCGGTTGTCGGCAAGCTGGACACCATAGACGAGCTGCTGGGCGAGGGCGGCTACGACGCCGTGTTCGTGGGTTCCGGAGCCGGGGCGCCCATGTTCCTGGGCATCCCGGGCGAGAACCTCAACGGCGTGTACAGCGCCAATGAGTACCTCACCCGCTCCAACCTGATGAAAGCCTTCGACTCTGTCTACGACACGCCCATCGCGCTCTCGCGCCGGGTGGCCGTGGTGGGCGGCGGCAACGTGGCCATGGATGCGGCGCGCACCGCGCTGCGCCTGGGAGCCGAGAAAGTCTCGATAATCTACCGCCGCTCGCGCAAGGAGATGCCGGCCCGGATCGAGGAAATCCACCACGCCGAGCAGGAGGGTATCGAGTTCAGCCTGCTCTGCAACCCGGTGCGGGTGCTGGATGACGGCAAGGGCTGGGTGAGCGGCCTGGAGTGCCTGCGCATGGAGCTGGGCGAGCCGGATGAGTCCGGGCGGCGGAGGCCGGTGGCGGTGCCGGGCTCGGAGTTCGTGGTCCCGGCGGACACGCTGGTGGTGGCGATAGGAAACGTGCCCAATCCATTGATCCCGCAGTCCACGCCCGACCTCAAGCTCGGGCGGCGCGGCACGGTGAGCGCCGACCCGGCCACCGGGGCCACCAGCAAGACAGCAGTGTTCGCCGGGGGGGACATCGTGACCGGCGCGGCCACGGTGATCCTGGCCATGGGCGCGGGACGCAAGGCCGCCCAGGCCATACACCAGTACCTGGCCGAAAAGAAAAGCTGAGCGCCCGGAAAGATCGGCGGATAAACAAATAAGCCTCGCGGGGAGTGATTCCCGCGGGGCTTTGTCTTAAGACGGCAGCCGCAACCAGGCACCGGGTCCCGGCTCACTTGTGGGACAGGACA is a genomic window of bacterium containing:
- the gltA gene encoding NADPH-dependent glutamate synthase; translation: MARITSKKIIAPNTVSLEILSPKIARKRKAGQFVILRAREQAERIPLTIAASDPQRGTIRVIFQMVGHSTLELGQLPEGGEVWDVAGPLGQPTHIEKVGAVAAVGGGIGVAVALPIARAMREAGNRVIGVIGARTKELLILEEEMRQACDELHVTTDDGSYGRHGFVTQVLDEVLSAGNPVGQVLAIGPAPMMRAVCDLTRERGVRTLVSLNPIMIDGTGMCGGCRVSVGGETRFACVDGPEFDGHQVDWDTLVNRQRMYIGQEREAREQFAERHPSPEDPCRLEAQIDSLPAEQATAPAAHEPSSAPNAKPWELPRQPMPEQPPAERIRNFREVPHGYTPLQAVAEARRCMQCRKASCSVGKLNRETGAVEGGCPVEVDIPAFIGLIAQGDFQGAARKIKEKNLLPAICGRVCPQEEQCELFCTVGVKGEPIAIGRLERFAADWERSSGQVELPPVAAPTGHRVAVVGSGPAGLTVAGDLVRQGHAVTVFEALHRGGGVLVYGIPEFRLPKEIVRREIQFLERLGVKFEYNSVVGKLDTIDELLGEGGYDAVFVGSGAGAPMFLGIPGENLNGVYSANEYLTRSNLMKAFDSVYDTPIALSRRVAVVGGGNVAMDAARTALRLGAEKVSIIYRRSRKEMPARIEEIHHAEQEGIEFSLLCNPVRVLDDGKGWVSGLECLRMELGEPDESGRRRPVAVPGSEFVVPADTLVVAIGNVPNPLIPQSTPDLKLGRRGTVSADPATGATSKTAVFAGGDIVTGAATVILAMGAGRKAAQAIHQYLAEKKS